A portion of the Suricata suricatta isolate VVHF042 chromosome 11, meerkat_22Aug2017_6uvM2_HiC, whole genome shotgun sequence genome contains these proteins:
- the PYGM gene encoding glycogen phosphorylase, muscle form: MSRPLSDQEKRKQISVRGLAGVENVSELKKNFNRHLHFTLVKDRNVATPRDYYFALAHTVRDHLVGRWIRTQQHYYEKDPKRIYYLSLEFYMGRTLQNTMVNLALENACDEATYQLGLDMEELEEIEEDAGLGNGGLGRLAACFLDSMATLGLAAYGYGIRYEFGIFNQKICGGWQMEEADDWLRYGNPWEKARPEFTLPVHFYGRVEHTSQGAKWVDTQVVLAMPYDTPVPGYRNNIVNTMRLWSAKAPNDFNLKDFNVGGYIQAVLDRNLAENISRVLYPNDNFFEGKELRLKQEYFVVAATLQDIIRRFKSSKFGCRDPVRTSFDAFPDKVAIQLNDTHPSLAIPELMRILVDLERLDWDKAWDVTVRTCAYTNHTVLPEALERWPVHLIETLLPRHLQIIYEINQRFLNRVAAMFPGDVDRLRRMSLVEEGAVKRINMAHLCIAGSHAVNGVARIHSEILKKTIFKDFYELEPHKFQNKTNGITPRRWLVLCNPGLAEVIAERIGEDYISDLDQLRKLLSYVDDEAFIRDVAKVKQENKLKFAAYLEREYKVHINPNSLFDVQVKRIHEYKRQLLNCLHIITLYNRIKQDPNKFVVPRTVMIGGKAAPGYHMAKMIIKLITAIGDVVNHDPVVGDRLRVIFLENYRVSLAEKVIPAADLSEQISTAGTEASGTGNMKFMLNGALTIGTMDGANVEMAEEAGEENFFIFGMRVEDVEKLDQRGYNAQEYHDRIPELRHIIEQLSSGFFSPKQPDLFKDIVNMLMHHDRFKVFADYEDYIKCQEKVSALYKNPREWTRMVIRNIATSGKFSSDRTIAQYAREIWGVDPSRKRLPAPDEAI, encoded by the exons ATGTCCCGGCCCCTGTCGGACcaggagaagaggaagcagatCAGCGTGCGTGGCCTGGCCGGCGTGGAGAATGTGAGCGAGCTGAAGAAGAACTTCAACCGGCACCTGCATTTCACACTTGTCAAAGACCGCAATGTGGCCACCCCGAGGGACTACTACTTCGCGCTGGCTCACACTGTCCGTGACCACCTGGTGGGCCGCTGGATCCGCACGCAGCAGCACTACTACGAGAAGGACCCCAAG AGGATCTACTACCTGTCTCTGGAGTTCTACATGGGACGGACGCTGCAGAACACCATGGTGAATCTGGCCTTGGAGAATGCCTGTGACGAGGCCACCTACCAG CTGGGCCTGGAcatggaggagctggaggagatcGAGGAGGACGCGGGGCTGGGCAACGGGGGCCTGGGTCGGCTGGCCG CATGCTTTCTGGACTCCATGGCAACGCTGGGCCTGGCTGCCTATGGCTACGGGATCCGATATGAGTTTGGGATTTTTAACCAGAAGATCTGCGGGGGCTGGCAG ATGGAGGAGGCGGATGACTGGCTTCGCTACGGAAACCCCTGGGAGAAGGCCCGGCCCGAGTTCACGCTGCCCGTGCACTTCTATGGCCGAGTGGAGCACACCAGCCAGGGGGCCAAGTGGGTGGACACACAG GTAGTGCTGGCCATGCCTTACGACACTCCTGTGCCTGGCTACCGCAACAACATCGTCAACACCATGCGCCTGTGGTCAGCCAAGGCCCCCAATGACTTCAACCTCAAGGACT TCAACGTTGGTGGCTACATCCAGGCTGTGCTGGACCGAAATCTGGCGGAGAACATCTCTCGTGTCCTGTACCCCAATGACAAT TTCTTTGAGGGGAAGGAGCTGCGGCTGAAGCAGGAGTACTTTGTAGTGGCCGCCACCCTCCAGGACATCATCCGCCGCTTCAAGTCCTCCAAGTTCGGCTGCCGTGACCCCGTGCGCACGAGCTTCGACGCCTTTCCGGATAAG gTGGCCATCCAGCTAAATGATACCCACCCCTCCTTGGCCATCCCCGAGCTCATGAGGATACTGGTGGATCTGGAACGGCTGGACTGGGACAAG GCCTGGGACGTGACAGTCAGGACCTGCGCCTACACCAACCACACGGTACTGCCGGAGGCACTGGAACGCTGGCCGGTGCACCTGATTGAGACACTGCTGCCCCGGCACCTGCAGATCATCTATGAGATCAACCAGCGCTTCCTCAAC CGGGTGGCGGCCATGTTCCCAGGGGACGTGGACCGGCTGCGGCGCATGTCGCTTGTGGAGGAGGGCGCGGTGAAGCGCATCAACATGGCTCACCTGTGCATCGCCGGGTCGCACGCCGTCAACGGCGTGGCCCGCATCCACTCAGAGATCCTCAAGAAGACCAT CTTCAAGGACTTCTACGAGCTGGAGCCACATAAATTCCAGAATAAGACCAATGGCATCACCCCTCGTCGCTGGCTGGTTCTGTGTAACCCTGGGCTGGCAGAGGTCATTGCTGAG CGCATCGGGGAGGACTACATCTCGGACCTGGACCAGCTGCGCAAACTGCTCTCATACGTGGACGATGAAGCCTTTATCCGAGACGTGGCCAAAGTGAAGCAG GAAAACAAGTTAAAGTTCGCTGCGTACCTGGAGAGGGAGTACAAAGTCCATATCAACCCCAACTCGCTCTTTGACGTCCAGGTGAAGCGAATCCATGAATATAAACGCCAACTCCTCAACTGCCTCCACATTATCACCCTGTACAACC GCATCAAGCAGGACCCCAATAAGTTTGTTGTGCCCCGAACTGTGATGATTGGAGGGAAG GCTGCCCCTGGATACCACATGGCTAAGATGATCATCAAACTCATCACGGCCATTGGGGATGTGGTTAACCACGACCCAGTGGTAGGAGACCGCCTCCGCGTGATCTTCCTGGAGAACTATCGCGTCTCGCTGGCCgagaaag TGATCCCCGCTGCTGACCTCTCCGAGCAGATCTCCACAGCAGGCACTGAGGCCTCAGGCACTGGCAACATGAAGTTCATGCTCAATGGGGCTCTGACCATTGGCACCATGGATGGGGCCAACGTGGAGATGGCAGAAGAGGCGGGAGAAGAGAACTTCTTCATCTTTGGCATGCGGGTGGAGGACGTGGAAAAGCTTGACCAGAGAGG GTACAACGCCCAGGAGTACCATGACCGAATTCCGGAGCTTCGGCATATCATTGAGCAGCTGAGCAGTGGCTTCTTCTCCCCCAAACAGCCAGACCTGTTCAAGGACATTGTCAACATGCTCATGCACCATGACCG GTTTAAGGTCTTTGCAGATTATGAAGACTACATTAAGTGCCAGGAGAAAGTCAGTGCCTTGTACAAG AATCCAAGAGAATGGACACGGATGGTGATTCGGAACATAGCCACATCAGGCAAGTTCTCCAGTGACCGAACTATCGCCCAGTACGCCCGGGAGATCTGGGGTGTCGATCCTTCGCGCAAGCGCCTTCCAGCTCCTGATGAGGCCATCTGA